GCAGGCCGTGTGGTTGTCCGTGTTACTGGGCTCGTTGATTCAGCGCCGCTGGCCGTCACGGCTGCAGGTGCTAAGCATCATCTTGGTCCTGATTGGGACCGTGCTGGCGGCGGGACTGTTCCCGATTACCCAGGCGTTATCGCCGCTGGGCCTGTTTTACGCCTTCCTGGCAGCTTGCGGGTACGCCTGCACCATGCAGTTCACGGCGCACCTGGGCAACAACCTCGACCCGTTGACCAAGACCTGGCTGTTGTGTTTCGGGGCGTTTATCCTGATTTCCATCGTCTGGGGCCCGCAAATCGTGACGGCACCGACGACTTGGCCGACGTTGAAGTGGGGCTTTTGGATCGCGCTGTTCTCGATGGTCTTTCCGTTGGTGGCGTACTCGATTTTCATGCCGCACCTAGAACTCGGCATTGGCCCGATCCTCTCGTCGCTGGAATTGCCGGCGTCGATCGTGGTGGCCTTTGCGGTCTTAGGTGAAACGGTTAGCGGCCTGCAAATCGTGGGGGTCCTGCTAATTATCACGGCGGTGATTATCCCCAACGTCTGGGGGATGTGGCACCGCGAGCAGGTGAATTAGCCTGGTCAGCAATGGGCTGAAACGGCAGGCACTAGTGACGTTAGTAGTTGTCGGGGGATCATGAGCTGACAGAATAGCTAGACTGCTAAACAGAAATGGACACTTCGCTTCGGTAATCGGCCGAAACGAAGTGTTTTTTTGGTTATTTTCAAGTTTTATGCGTAATGAAATGATTTTTGCGTACAAGTTAAGTAGACGACGAACGCCCGGCCCGCTTTGGTGAAACACTGTTGGTAAAACCCCGGTGGGACGCGGATTGCTGCGGTTAAGTGAGTTTAGTGACTTCGTCCAGTGGTGAGCGCTCAAATTTGAACGAACGGCTTAAGGCTACCGAAATCCCTTGTTACGCAAGGGATTCGCGGGAGACGTGAAAGCGCGACCGACACCACTTACGCAATTTGCGTGGGGTGAAAACGCTTAGAAATAGGTTCTGGCTGACAGCCCAATGGGTGAATCCGTTAGCCAATCATGGAAAATTAGTGTCGCCTAAAAACGCCTACAGGCTTTGTCCTGTAGGCGTTTTTAGGTGGTTAATCAGTGAATAAGTCGTGATCCGGACTGATGATGAAGGCCGCTCATGCCTGAGGGGATTGACGAAATAAATCACGGGAAACCGGTTAAAACTGCGTCACAATTTTCTTCACAATTCAATTGCGTACAATTTGAAATGTCAAATAAACCCAACCGGTTGGACCGCCCCTCTTGGCGGCCAGCATCATAGCTTAGCTAGCTGATGTGGTTCCTAAATTTCTCTCAACGAAAGCGAGTGCTGATTGATGTTCAAATTACTCATGAAAACCCTGACCGTACTACTCACTGCGGGGGCCTTAACGGGGCTAAGCAGTCAAACCTCCTCGGCAGCAACGGTGACGCCGACCTGGGGCCACTGGGGATCGCTCACCATTACCTACCATTGTGCGTCCAAGTCGGCCTATTATCGGAGTATCTGGCAACAAGCCGTTGGCCAGTGGAATCGCACCGGCGTGGTCCGGTTACGGGCCGTGCCGACGGGGCAGAAGGCCGACATTGAACTGACCTCGGCACAGTCGATTACCCGGGCCCAAGTCTTTGCGGGCTATACCGATTACAGCTATTATAAACGGCCCCACGACAACCGCATCGTCTTCGCCAAGTCGATCTTGGACCGGGGCATCCTCACGAGTTATCGCTACACTAAAACGCAACGCGTCAACGTTGCCACCCATGAATTAGGGCACGCGTTGGGCCTGAGCCATTCGCAAGATAAACGTAGCGTGATGAACGCCACCAACCGTTACGCCACCATCAGTGCGCAGGACCGCATCGCGTTACGCGGGGCCTACGCCCATCAACGAGCCTAAGCCGAGGGATTGCGTCTAATCGTAATCCGTGGTAACCTGTGCTTATCTGAATAGTGTTAAAAACTATAGAAAACGAGAGTACGGTAACGCCACCGTGTCTAGCGAGCTAAGGTCAGTGAAAGCTTAGCCCGGTTACTTATCGGAAAAACACCTTTTCTGTT
Above is a window of Levilactobacillus zymae DNA encoding:
- a CDS encoding DMT family transporter translates to MKKIAPIFVALGAISFGVPATLFKIARQEGVVNGPLLFWSFLSAVIVLGIVHLARRKWLRYQHTNWKQLLLVIAAGTGSGFTNTFYIQALKLIPVAAAAVMLMQAVWLSVLLGSLIQRRWPSRLQVLSIILVLIGTVLAAGLFPITQALSPLGLFYAFLAACGYACTMQFTAHLGNNLDPLTKTWLLCFGAFILISIVWGPQIVTAPTTWPTLKWGFWIALFSMVFPLVAYSIFMPHLELGIGPILSSLELPASIVVAFAVLGETVSGLQIVGVLLIITAVIIPNVWGMWHREQVN
- a CDS encoding matrixin family metalloprotease, yielding MFKLLMKTLTVLLTAGALTGLSSQTSSAATVTPTWGHWGSLTITYHCASKSAYYRSIWQQAVGQWNRTGVVRLRAVPTGQKADIELTSAQSITRAQVFAGYTDYSYYKRPHDNRIVFAKSILDRGILTSYRYTKTQRVNVATHELGHALGLSHSQDKRSVMNATNRYATISAQDRIALRGAYAHQRA